In Effusibacillus pohliae DSM 22757, a genomic segment contains:
- a CDS encoding helix-turn-helix transcriptional regulator, translating into MRRWLVEYRGSKTQEEVATACGIHRGYYSLIESGDRTPSVPVAKRIAAYLGFEWTLFFEQNCVESTRTASTA; encoded by the coding sequence ATGAGAAGGTGGCTGGTGGAATACCGTGGCTCTAAGACTCAAGAAGAAGTTGCAACTGCATGCGGTATCCACCGCGGGTATTACTCACTGATTGAAAGCGGCGATCGAACCCCAAGTGTTCCGGTTGCCAAACGTATCGCAGCCTATCTTGGTTTTGAGTGGACGCTTTTTTTTGAGCAAAACTGCGTCGAATCGACGCGAACCGCCAGCACGGCATAG